The Coffea eugenioides isolate CCC68of unplaced genomic scaffold, Ceug_1.0 ScVebR1_2226;HRSCAF=3216, whole genome shotgun sequence DNA window cagcttttagtcattttacataagggggaaacccgcaagcgggtttcaggcaggCAGGCTATTTAAACTTACTTGCTTTTCTTGACTTCCTCTCCTCAACATTGCTCCTTTCCTGCATATTGTCCCCCACTGCCTCCATCATTTGCTTTCTTATGCCCTCCGATTCCTTATTTAACACGATTTGCTTTGATTTTATTTAGCAAAGGATGAACTAGCCATTGCTTTGCCCAATTACCTCTCCATCTGCCTTACTTCACCAGCGGTTCCTTCACCTTTTAATACCAGTAGAAGCATTCAAAGTAGCTTATGAAGGGAAAATATTCTGCCAGGAAAATATTCTCCAATTCATATTTTTCACCTATTGCAACTTTCTTCTGTCACTGTATCAGTCAAACTAAGGGTATGAAGGGAACTAAAATACTCTCCCTCCTCCAAAATGCTTAATCTATTGTTACTTTTGCTTAGAGGGGCTGACATTGTTAAGAAAATGTCAATTCAAGGGGTGGTAGGAGAGATTTCCAAAATGTGGAGGGAGCTTAGTGATATTTcaagaaacctcaggggaggtttctgatattatcccttgCTTTATTTCATTGAGAATGCACTTTAATTGTATTGAAGTTATGATATACATATATGGCAACTGTTTTCATGTTCATCTGTTTGTATTATTTGCATTTATATTCCAACTTGGTTTATCAGTACATGTGGGACAATCTTGGTTTATCAGCTTAGTTGCCAGTTTGGTTTATTTGCATTTGTTTTCTAGCGTGGTTTATTTGCATCTGTTTGTATTATCAGTACATGTGGTTTATCAGTTCATGgccattttatatttatgatatgAACAACACTTTGACAAGGACCATTTTCTTACACTCAACGCATAGctttacaaacaaaataaattacaGAGTTCATAAATTGCATTGTTGCCAAATACATTTCCCTTCCTAAATCCCACCTTTTACATAAATTGCAGAGTTCATTTGGAACCTTTGTACAAACAAAATAAGTCCCTTTCTATACCCTGCAATTGGATATTACTTCATAGGAAAAAATGCAACTCTCGTTCCAACAACAAACACAGCCAGCTTCAAAATGTtctttcttctgcaattttaccAAAATCACTCCAGTCTTAGCAGCAACTTGCCTCCCTTTACTTTTTCCTCGCCTTTACTGCTCCAACTCAGTACTAGCAAAACCACCAAAAGCACAattattataataaaaaatttctccCTCTTACGCATTCTTTCAACTTGTTCTTCCATTTTGTTAGTCTTTTTCAGCAAACCAGGAATGAGAACTCTCCCTCTTGGACAAATTGGCTCATCAACCCATTCAAAGTACCTGCATCTCTCGGGTCTCTACCATAACAATAATGACATTTCTCAGAAATTAGTTAGCTAAATTAACACATTGAAGGACCAACATTTTTAGACAAATATTTCTTACCGGCCACAGAGAGCAACCAAGGAATCTTCTTCCCGAATTCTCGCCGCGCCAACAGGTGCTCATTTTTGTTCTTAACCCACACTTGCAGAATGGAGTTGATGAACCACTGGAGACTTCAGAACTTCTGCTCCTCATTTAGGCAAAAATGAGAGCACAGGGAGCTCCACTGCCAGATGCTCTGAGGATGAATGTTTAAAGCTGCAAAGATTGGcaagaaaattttggggttgaaGGGCAGAGGGAAAAAGGACAACAATGGAGCTTTTCGTCCGTCCGTTGCATTTTGTTCCTTTAAAGTTAGCTCCATTCggttttacccattttttgttgggtAAAACCGTTGGTTGTAACGGTCAATTGGATATTTCCCGTCAATTGTTCTTAATTGGTCAAAATTACGGAAcattgaggatgaaatgtgtttgggGTTAAACATTGAGGATAAAATTGGTCAAGCCcccaaactttgaggatgaaaagtgcatttttccctttATCCAATTATCCTTGAAAGTTTAATTTCTTGGCTCTTTAAATATGTAATATGATATTTTTCTGCAagcaactttttctttttctttttctttatggACTGAATAAATTAGATCGTTACAATTTAACGTCCTTTTTCCTCCATTAATAGTTCATAGGCTGTTTTCATGCTATCAAATTTCGATATTAGGCTCTTCTTGAATGTAAAAGAGTACGTACTTTCTATTCTTCACAATTATGCTGGCCTCCTGTGTAACCAATTAAGAAATAAAGCAACTTACTATATAATTGAAAAATacttaaaaattattttaaaaaatttactaATTATTGTCTAATGTAATATTTTTactaaagaagaaaaatacaGTAGGAGTATAAAATACCAAACTGTCATTGTTCCAAATTTTCATGCACTATATACCTAACATGTTTAGTGATTAAATGTAACAACTACCAATAGCTTTATTCTAATTGTAAAGTTTTGACAACTTAAATATGATTTCATAATCAAATGTGGCTTAGTTGGTAAGATGCTTTGCGTATAGTGGAGATGTCATGGTTCGAATCATTAAGAGAATAAGTGAAGAGCCACCATTAATCTTCTTTAAAagacaaaataataaaactttaaATGTGACTATCCAGAAAAGGATGGCTTACACTTTGCCCTCTATAATTTAGTACTTTTCTACATAAATCTCTTATGATTTCAAAAATGATGTATAACTCCCTCATGATttagattaaagtgtcaaaaaaGAGAATGGAGTCgaataaaatttcaaaagtaCCCTTATTTtaagatgaaaattatttgttAAGCAGAACGAGGagttatatataaattttgaaaactataaGTGAGTTATATAATAAACCACTAAACTATATGGAGATTATATGATAAAACGATAAACCATAACGAGCTAAAATTTcatgcatattatgtttatatatctTGGTCACTCCAATCATGTTAGCTTATAAATGAAGGTATCTCAACATTTCAACGGTTCCATTACAAAAAACACTTTAATTTAAACTATGAAGggattatatataatttttgaaactatatgATGGATATCTAAAATACCACTAAACCACAGGGGGAAAAGGTGTAATTTgcccaaagaaagaaaaactaaatgaggatttttttttttttttaaatatctttCGTTTTTTCAAACTCAGGGTAAAAAAGGAGCCATTCCTGGTGAAAGACaatccgaattttttttttttttcttaatagcCACGAAATTTCCAGTTCTTCTTCGTGCTGTAAACTGTAAGGGTAAATTTGATCCCGCATAATACAACATAATGCAGTGAGGCACAGTTCGAGCTTGCTATTCAATATCCTCACCATTCTTGTATATACCAAGGATAAACATATGTTCAATAAAGGGGGGAAATGAACTGAAAACATTAGTTCATCACTCTTCTTCTGCTCTACCAACTTTGCTCCAAAGTGAAAATGCAGTTCTGGGCTTCATGCCATTGGAGCTGATGTTCCTCAGGAAATTTCTATACCACTTGGCAGAGGACCTAGGATTTCTATTCAACGTTGCCCGATCAACAGAATAAAGTCCAAACTTCACATCATACCCAAATGACCATTCAAAATTATCCATCAAAGTCCAAACAAAATAGCCCCTCACATCAGCACCATTTCTATCAAACAAAAAATGCTTGCTTTCATTAGTTATTCGAGCAAATAATTTCAGTACAATCAGAGGAACAATCTCACCTCATGGCTCGAGCCAAAGATGCTAGGTATGCTTGGTGAAATTCAATTCGCTTGACATCACGCTGTAAATCATCAAGTTGATCTTGTTGCAGTGGCGAAGAATAACCTGTAGGTAAGATAGAGTTATTATGAGCTTGTCTAACAATGATTAGTGGACACTCAATAAGATGGATTTCATGTATTAATTACTGGGAAAAGTGAGATCAAATCGAGAAAGTATTTAAATGCAGGGAGTAATAAATGTGAGTATGCATTCAAATGGTAAGTTCGGTTAAATTGGTTGTGTACTCACGAGTATCCATTGAGCACTTGTTCGAAAAATCTGATTATTGTCTGGTAATAGCTAAAATAAGAAATGACAAGGTAGCAGTTTTTGAGACAACATGACATGTAAAACTGGAAAAACATAGATCTACTTGCACTTCAGGCGCAAATTTATCTGAATAACACGATCAGAGCCAAGTCAATGTGGAACAGGAGTACAAGAGTAAGAGCAAAAACTGTGGATGTTCAAAACTAAACCAAATCACAGATATTTCCCAATGTATATGTTTACCATTCTCAGTAATAAAAATGGGCTTGTTATCGTATCGATTCACTGTATAGTCTACAATCTCTTCCATTCCTCTTGGAACAACACTTAATCTAGGCATCCCTGTCTGTTAAAACCAGCAAAAAACAAGATTAGGAAAAGGCTAATCTTAAGCTATATTACAAATAGAATCTGATATACAGTCAGTGCAATAAATCAGGATAAATCTGATTCTCATACAGGTTCTCCAATCAAAACACCACCATTCTCTGCAGATGTGGAGACAAAGCCTAGGATGGCACGGTCTCCACCGGGGAGACAGGCAGAGCCAGAGCAGGAACAACTTGAGTGTATGCAATCCTTGGCATAAAGAGTTGAATAGTGGTTTAGTCCAATGAAGTCAATGCTATCCCTTATGAGCAGTCTCTCCTCTGATGTGAATTTGGGTAACTCATTCCCATGGTATCGACGCATTTCTGGAGGATAATCACCAAACACGAGAGGATCCAAAGCCCTGTTTTATAAATTGAACCATGGCACATAAAAAATGGGGCATCTTgtcatttttttattcttttcgtatagaaaattttcttaattcaATGCTTCTAGCTAATTAGGCTGCGATTGAGTGAcaggaaaagggaaaatttaAAATGCTAGTACATGACTGTGGAAGCTTCCAGTCCCAGGGTGAAGGGTACAGTTTAAGGTGATGTCATGACTTACCAAGCCAGATTAAAAGCCAAAGCCCTATCTGCAGCTTCCTTGTTATGCTCATCATCAGTTAATGGTTCAAACATAAACGAGTGGAGCACCATTCCTATTACACCTTCTTGTTTGGGCTGCAACAAAAAATGTGCCGTTCAGATTATACGCCTCCTTTGTTGAAACGATAACAACAATGTTAAGCTGTAAAACAAAGGGATGCAGTAATGCAAGTTGATGTCATGATTTATGCAAACTAAGTATTTAACTTGCCAGAAACTGCTCGCGATAGAGTTTGGAAGCCTTGGCATGTGCAAGTAACATGTTATGCACTGCAATTAGGGGCTCGGTATCTGAATTACCAGCTGAACAGTTGCCCAAAGGAGGGGAGCAATGACCTGGAGGATGTTTTCCCCATTCATAGGCGCATTCTGCAACTGTATTTGGTTCATTTATGGTCACCCAATACCTCACCCGATCAccaaaattcttgaaacatgttTCAGCAAAATGGAGGAAATCATCCCTAATTTGTCACAAATACCCGAAATTGTGATCTTATTGAAGAGTTAAATATCATCCACACAAAATCCATAATCAGATTTATAGTTCAACATACTGAATCAGAGGATTGAGCCAGCCCCCGTATTTGTCACTAAGCACTTGAGGCATGTCCCAGTGGTAAATTGTCACAAATGGCTGAATGCCTGCATTGATACAATGTATCTAAGCCTCTGAAACAATAGAAGTAAATGAGAGATGAAAGGTGGAAGAAACATGTTATGTTTGCTTAGTACCTCGGAGTAAAAGGTTATCAATAATACTATTGTAGAACATGATTCCAGCTGCATTAACACCACCGGATTTCCCATCTAAACAACCATTCAAAGATATAAGTCCGTGGCattcaaagaaaaatgggaCCAAAAGGGGTTATACCTGAGGGGAAAAAAACGTACTTGGAAGTATCCTTGGCCAGGAAATGGAGAAACGGTAAGCATCCACCCCAAGGGAATGGATTATCTCAATATCTTCCTGTTACGATCCAAAAGCAAACAAATTTTATATCGTTTTGCTGCTCAAAATCTTTAATTTACATCTTCATATCATTCATCTAGAATGTTTAAGGTACATTGAGATAAGTAAAAACAAGAAATTAGAGTAGCAGAGCTGGTAACTTGGTACCATGTAACGATGGTAATGGTCAGTTGCTGTATCTCCGGTGTCTCCATTCTTTATATTACCTTAAAAAGTTGGAAACAAAGTAGAAATTTAATCAGATTCATTGAACCAAAATTGTATAGAAAAACACATAGCTGCAAGAGGCAGTTTAAAAGTATCACTTATTACCAATTTTGCGGACAAAAACATCCCAGTCACTAAGGCTCTTTCCATCTTCAAGAATTGCACCCTCAATCTAAAACCATTGAAGTGGTTTCATATTAGACAAATTCCAAGAGAATTTCATCGAAAGTATTCTACCAAAAAATGCAGACAAGAACAAGAAGGTTAAAGAAACACATGATTTGTAATTTTATATACTTGATATGAAGAAGTGGAAACACCGAAGAGAAATCCAGCTGGGAAATCTGATCTTTTGACATCTTCAAACTCTTCTGCTATTCCATTGCCTCCTTCATTATAGGCTCTTACACAAGGATTTGCAGAAATGATTAATATGAAGAGCAGAAAAGAGGACGACGAGAGCATGTTGGTGACCTTCGTTGTGTAAGAGAGGTGTACTGATGGTTCTGAAGAGTAAAGACACTTCAGTCGGGGGTTTGGTAGAAGAAGCAACGGAAGATTACTTGTCAAGAAACAGAAACAAGACTTAAAATATTCGTGGGTTCGTTTGGTGGTAGCTAAGATACATACAGCTTCTGAGGATTACTTGTCGGATGAAATCCCATGACGTTGAACAGTGCCGAACACTGCCTGCCACCTGGTTGTTTGTATTATACGATTTGAGTAATTTGTAATtctttattaattatttatacaaTTTTGTTAAAAAGACACATTTGTTATATATGGGATGGGTAAAACACCATTTACGTCTTGTAGTTTGGTATTATATTAGATAACTCTCTatgatttaaaaacttttaTATAATCACCTcgtgatttggattaaagtgtcattTGTTAGTTTTTCCgttaaaattaataattaatagtaaaaagtcaaagtcaacctaataaatttacaaattcaccattttcgctactttgttttcccttttctctctctcttttctttttttttttttttgggaacgGAAGAGATGATTTTGAAAATCTATACTTTGGCTTacaaaatcttaattttctccaaagaCAAAAGAGATGAAAgggaaacaaaagtaaatagaaaagaaactaacaagatggaaggaaaatataaaacaaataaataaaaaacaaaaaatatctTTTTTTACTACAAATATTATTATAGGTGTTTAAACCATATTTTTAATGGTATTTAGTTCTTATTTattcattatttatttcaatttctttctttcatgtctggaggaagaaaagaagtaaTGGAAGAgtaaatttgtcaatttattaCTTTGATTTTGATTCTTTATCATTGACCGTTAGTTTTGACGAAAAAATCTAACGGTGGCACTTTAACTCAAATTAGGAAGAGGTTATATATAGATTTTTCAATCATAAAAGGGTTATGTGGTAAAACACTAAATTATAGGGAAGTAAAAAGTAATTTATCCATATAGAATCCAAATGAATCGTAGTTAAATATTACATATTTCCTTTTAGAGTCTTTCCCGCTATAAAGTTGAAAACTATGTTGGAATGTGGGAAAGGTGTGGGGAGAGGCAGGAGAGTAAAGTTGTACAAGCATCTAGAATGAATTACAAGTTGGTCATATTGCGTTACGCTTGGAAGCTGAATTTGCATTCATTTGCCTTGAAATCAACATTTGACAAATCTTTTTATGTTATAGTAGACCTTATAAATACACGAATTTTATCTGatgaattcatttttttttatttgtatgTTTTAGTTGCAATTACTAGAATAACTATGAGATCAATTTAATCAAcatgcaattttttttaattccaacCAGCTACATTATTAAAAGACCATAGCATCCTCACTCAAAAACTGTTACTTTGTAACTTACAAAATTCAGATTTCCACATTTTGAAACAGTTCAAGATATTCAGTGTAGTTAAAATTTGAATATTAATATAAAAACTAGATATTCTAAGTGATTAGTGCATGCAAAATCTAAAGAATTTGAGCCAGAAAGAAACTAGAAATGAAGGGGTTTAAAAAAAAGGCAggtttccttaatttattgctTTTAGCAAGGAAAAAGGGAGTAAAGAACGCAAGTAGGATGGCAACAGGGCGTGTTTGGAGCAGGGGATCCCCCCCGGTCCCCAGCCTTGTTGCCAAAAAAACTCCCCCGACCCCTGCCTCCATTCCACCCACCCCTTGCCTCGCTTCCCCCGCGGGtgataatttgatttgttttttaGGATCCTTTATTCAATAGATCAAAGCTAAATTCAAAGAATAGAATAAAAAAACAGCgctgaaaaagtgaaaaaagaaaaataaaacaagaaaattattGAAATAAAACACCAAGAAAATTAAGAAACTCAATTTGATTGTATAAATAGCACTTGGGAATACTCATAGAACACATAAATTGCTCGTGCCAAATATCAACTAGAAATTTAGATAGAAATGGGATAAATGTTACATTTAGTTGTCAAATAttctaaatttattattattagattatataatatattacatTTATTTATGTTAATAACTTGAAGCGGTGGACGGGACAGGGATGGGGCCGGGATATCATTCCTTGCCTCTCGCCCCATTTAAAATGAGGGGAGAAAAATTCCCCCTACCCCATCCCATTATTCCCCTACGAGGCTGGCACGCACGTGTACCCGCTCCCGTTGTCATCTCTAAATGCAAGTTAGAAACTTCGGATTCGAAACCTTTCCACTTATACTAAAAGtcaaaagagaggaaaaaaaatgttcaCGTTTTACCGTAGTCGGTGAGAGGAGTCTTATCACTCGAGAATCATGCGAAAGTTGTTTGTTTGCATGACGTAAGCTCTGCTGATTAATGATCTTTTTTTTTACTCCCAATTTATGAAGTCAACAAAcataaaatacacaaaatcattCAGGTACCGTACTCAATCATGTTGATTAATGTTTTATTCAATTTAATTAGGTTGCAGATTAATTATACTAATGCAATGTTTAGTGCATAACATTTCGAGGCAATGGCAAAatattttgttggaaaaattgcGAATAAATTTGGGTAGTTTTCAAAATCTAAATTCTCCTATAGCCCTTTTAAGAAAGAATAATAAAACTCTGCCCCATGGATTATGGCtcgtttggcaagtgagttttttgggagtttgtctaaaactttactgtaacttactatagaagtttttaaaaaaatttttgaagtatgtaaatttttgaatattttgagtgtatagtttaaaatttttgaaaatttttttgaagttactatagctaaaatttttaaaaaacttgtaacaaaCAAACTTGGCATATATTATCTCCCATGAGGAAACATATCTAAAACTTTATTATGCCAAAAAATATCCTCTTAAGTAATACTAGATAGAGACGAGAAATAGGGAGAAGTCAGAAGAGTTGTTGATCGATACAAGACAAAACTAGAAGTTATTGACTTAGAATAATGAAGGCTAAAGAAATTCATTAGCCTGGAATTATCGGAGATTAAGGAAATTCATGTGAGGTTAATTTTGTGTTTATTTATTCTTCAttcattcctttttttcttaaaaaattctTATACAACTTTGTAGTATTTGATAGTGAAATTAGtaacaatgaaaaaaaattaatcaactTTACATGAAATCATAACACAAAATGTAGCACAAGATCATGACTGCAATTCCAAAGCGACATTGAAATGTTACCCTAACGTAGTACGATAATACGTGATAATAAAATTAGATGGAGACTGATAAATATTAAATTCTCCTAGAGCTTGCCAAGTCAGgcattgaaagaaaaatagaaaatgtgatgtgaaaaaaaaaaacacgaaAAGAGAAAAGCACAAGCTCTTTAAAAGGAAAAAGGTAAACATTTTTGGACTTTGCCTTATtgcattttatgttaaataggGGTATACCTAGCTACGTTGTCTTCCCAAATCAAAATAATATAGATGTTTGGATTTTCATTGCATCATTTTTcaatccacctttttatattcccaaccacttttttatatatatcacatcacaaaaagtgttacagtaattatttggaataatagTCTTTTTTCGTTTTTTTAATTTGGCAAATGTCGTATACTATTAGAGAGAGTTGCCAGatcaaattttattaatataatAATGTAAATAATAGAAGAGAGATATAAAATCTTACCTTCTTAACAACCgcataaataaaaatataaattaagaGTACTACTCATTTGAAATGACAGACCTAATCATGAGAACAATAATAGCCTCAAAACATACACAAATTTTTTCTTCCAACTATGCCCCTAGTGTTTGATCACACTTTGTTCTCCTCAACTGAAAAATGCACGCATTTCTTTAATAATCTTTATTAAATATATTAAAGTGGTTATAAAGTTATAATGTAATCTATAACACTTAAAACCAGTATATTTTATCCCAAAACTTTATTGATGAAATATCTCatataaattttaaaagaaatatCCTAGAATTTTACTATGTTTTCAACATTTCCTTACATTTTATttctataattttttaaatagaaTTAACAGTTTCTATAGTCAATTTTTGTTGACAATGAATTATAGATAACCTCATTTACCAAATATCTTTTTGAAATCTTTAAAATTGACCTTAAAATTTTTAATCTCAAAGAAAAAATGAGattgtaaaaaattaataaatttggtattaacaaaatattttgataaaattttataaataaaaaattgtgGAATCACTTTGTCAAAATATATGCTTCAAAATATGGTGATCAATATGAACTCTAAACATAAAATGACAATTATGGGGTTTTGAT harbors:
- the LOC113756370 gene encoding beta-glucosidase 18-like; the protein is MGFHPTSNPQKLAYNEGGNGIAEEFEDVKRSDFPAGFLFGVSTSSYQIEGAILEDGKSLSDWDVFVRKIGNIKNGDTGDTATDHYHRYMEDIEIIHSLGVDAYRFSISWPRILPNGKSGGVNAAGIMFYNSIIDNLLLRGIQPFVTIYHWDMPQVLSDKYGGWLNPLIQDDFLHFAETCFKNFGDRVRYWVTINEPNTVAECAYEWGKHPPGHCSPPLGNCSAGNSDTEPLIAVHNMLLAHAKASKLYREQFLPKQEGVIGMVLHSFMFEPLTDDEHNKEAADRALAFNLAWALDPLVFGDYPPEMRRYHGNELPKFTSEERLLIRDSIDFIGLNHYSTLYAKDCIHSSCSCSGSACLPGGDRAILGFVSTSAENGGVLIGEPTGMPRLSVVPRGMEEIVDYTVNRYDNKPIFITENGYSSPLQQDQLDDLQRDVKRIEFHQAYLASLARAMRNGADVRGYFVWTLMDNFEWSFGYDVKFGLYSVDRATLNRNPRSSAKWYRNFLRNISSNGMKPRTAFSLWSKVGRAEEE